The Kaustia mangrovi genome has a segment encoding these proteins:
- a CDS encoding ABC transporter ATP-binding protein, with translation MLEVRDLSVQFSGLKALTDVSLDVAPGEVKALIGPNGAGKTTLFNAITGYVRPTSGRVALNGEEIQALTAHEIAAKGVSRTFQNGGLFGEMTVLENVLTGLHAEIPAGVLGTLLGLSSARRAEREAVARARRLLDLMDIAHMADQPVRDLSGGQQRMVEIVRALATEPPLLMLDEPAVGLAPPVRTQLMEIVRRLAGEEGVGIVLIEHAIDLVMKGADRIVVLAAGQVIAEGTPDEVRQNQDVLEAYLGHA, from the coding sequence ATGCTTGAAGTCCGCGACCTCTCCGTCCAGTTCTCCGGCCTGAAGGCGCTCACCGACGTCTCGCTCGACGTCGCCCCCGGCGAGGTGAAGGCGCTGATCGGACCGAACGGGGCGGGCAAGACCACGCTGTTCAACGCCATTACCGGCTATGTGCGCCCCACATCGGGCCGCGTCGCGCTCAATGGCGAGGAAATCCAGGCGCTCACCGCCCACGAGATCGCCGCCAAGGGTGTGAGCCGCACCTTCCAGAATGGCGGGCTGTTCGGCGAGATGACGGTGCTGGAGAACGTGCTGACCGGCCTTCACGCGGAAATCCCCGCCGGCGTCCTCGGCACACTTCTCGGCCTGTCGTCCGCACGCCGGGCCGAGCGCGAGGCGGTCGCCCGCGCCCGCCGGCTGCTCGACCTCATGGATATCGCCCACATGGCCGACCAGCCGGTCAGGGACCTCTCCGGCGGCCAGCAGCGCATGGTGGAGATCGTGCGCGCGCTCGCCACCGAACCGCCGCTCCTCATGCTGGACGAGCCCGCCGTCGGGCTCGCCCCGCCGGTGCGCACCCAGCTCATGGAGATCGTGCGCCGGCTCGCCGGCGAGGAAGGCGTCGGCATCGTGCTCATCGAGCACGCCATCGACCTCGTCATGAAGGGCGCCGACCGCATCGTCGTGCTGGCCGCGGGCCAAGTGATCGCGGAAGGCACGCCCGACGAGGTGCGCCAAAACCAGGACGTGCTGGAGGCATATCTCGGCCATGCGTGA
- a CDS encoding branched-chain amino acid ABC transporter permease, protein MTDTDTSPLNATRKPASPERGDAHRWLFYLVPVAALAVPFLFNDYLQYVANLMLVYVLVAVGFNIVLGNLGQLAFANTAFFGMGAYATGLLMAKLAVPFWIAIWAGGLAGALAGFLASAAALRGIRMYYLAIMTLAFGELMRWTYIHAEAVTEGSSGLGVPTATVFGIPLDTEAARFYVFLAIVTLVVKATANLLRSRVGRAFQAIKDNELATAALGIPTSRYVILAFVWSGAVVGIAGGMFAIALGRVVPESFNLLELIMHFAMVMVGGVGSLAGSVLGGVVITAAPELFRSYPGMQELFLAVLIAFVLLFMPRGLASLLARVSPLFRERFYRE, encoded by the coding sequence ATGACGGACACCGACACATCCCCCTTGAACGCGACACGCAAGCCGGCCTCGCCGGAGCGCGGGGACGCCCATCGCTGGCTCTTCTATCTGGTGCCGGTCGCCGCCCTCGCCGTGCCGTTCCTGTTCAACGACTATCTGCAATATGTCGCGAACCTCATGCTGGTCTACGTGCTGGTCGCGGTCGGCTTCAACATCGTGCTCGGCAATCTGGGCCAGCTCGCCTTCGCCAATACGGCCTTCTTCGGCATGGGCGCCTATGCGACCGGGCTCCTGATGGCGAAGCTCGCCGTGCCGTTCTGGATCGCCATATGGGCGGGCGGGCTTGCCGGCGCGCTGGCCGGCTTCCTCGCCTCCGCCGCCGCCCTGCGCGGTATCCGCATGTATTATCTGGCGATCATGACGCTGGCCTTCGGCGAGCTCATGCGCTGGACCTACATCCATGCGGAAGCGGTCACGGAAGGCTCCTCCGGCCTCGGCGTGCCCACGGCGACCGTCTTCGGCATCCCGCTCGACACCGAGGCCGCCCGCTTCTACGTCTTCCTGGCCATCGTGACCCTGGTGGTCAAGGCGACCGCCAACCTGCTGCGCTCGCGCGTGGGCCGCGCCTTCCAGGCCATCAAGGACAACGAGCTGGCCACCGCCGCGCTCGGCATTCCGACGAGCCGCTACGTGATCCTCGCCTTCGTGTGGAGCGGCGCGGTGGTCGGCATCGCCGGCGGCATGTTCGCCATAGCGCTCGGCCGGGTCGTGCCGGAGAGCTTCAACCTCCTGGAGCTCATCATGCATTTCGCCATGGTCATGGTCGGCGGCGTCGGCTCGCTTGCCGGCAGCGTGCTCGGCGGCGTGGTCATCACCGCCGCCCCGGAGCTGTTCCGCAGCTATCCGGGCATGCAGGAGCTGTTCCTCGCCGTGCTCATCGCCTTCGTCCTCCTGTTCATGCCCAGGGGGCTCGCGAGCCTTCTGGCGCGCGTCTCGCCGCTGTTCCGCGAGCGGTTCTACCGGGAGTGA
- a CDS encoding dipeptidase → MTAASLHDDAIVIDGLIISNWSRDVFEDMRRGGLTAANCTCSVWEGFTDTMRNIARWKEWFRAHGDLICQVRTTDDIRRAKEDGRTGIILGFQNVSAFEDDLGYIELFKDVGVGIVQMAYNTQNFVGSGCYETRDSGLSDFGREVVAEMNRVGILCDLSHVGSRTSREVIEASEKPVAYSHCLPAGLKAHPRNKTDEELRFIAERGGFVGVTMFPPFLPKGPDSTVDDYVAAIDYVTNIVGEDAVGVGTDFTQGQPPEFYDWLVHDKGRARKLTDFGTIRNPDGIATIGDFPNLTAAMERAGWPERRIRGVMGENWLRLLGDVWG, encoded by the coding sequence ATGACCGCCGCCAGCCTGCACGACGACGCCATCGTCATAGACGGCCTGATCATCTCCAACTGGAGCCGCGACGTCTTCGAGGACATGCGCCGCGGCGGGCTGACCGCCGCCAATTGCACCTGCTCGGTCTGGGAGGGCTTCACCGACACCATGCGCAATATCGCGCGCTGGAAGGAATGGTTCCGCGCCCATGGCGACCTGATCTGCCAGGTCCGCACGACAGACGATATCCGCCGCGCCAAAGAGGACGGCCGGACCGGCATCATACTGGGTTTCCAGAACGTCTCCGCCTTCGAGGACGATCTCGGCTATATCGAGCTGTTCAAGGATGTCGGCGTCGGCATCGTGCAGATGGCCTACAACACGCAGAACTTCGTCGGATCGGGCTGCTACGAGACGCGCGACAGCGGGCTGTCCGATTTCGGCCGCGAGGTGGTCGCGGAGATGAACCGCGTCGGCATTCTCTGCGATCTCTCCCATGTCGGCAGCCGCACCTCGCGCGAGGTGATCGAGGCGTCGGAGAAACCCGTCGCCTATTCCCACTGCCTGCCGGCGGGGCTGAAGGCGCATCCGCGCAACAAGACGGACGAGGAGCTGCGCTTCATCGCCGAGCGCGGCGGCTTCGTGGGCGTGACCATGTTCCCGCCCTTCCTGCCCAAGGGTCCGGACTCCACCGTCGACGACTATGTCGCCGCGATCGACTATGTGACGAACATCGTCGGCGAGGACGCCGTCGGCGTCGGCACGGACTTCACGCAAGGCCAGCCGCCCGAATTCTACGACTGGCTCGTCCACGACAAGGGCCGCGCCCGCAAGCTCACCGATTTCGGCACGATCAGGAATCCGGACGGCATCGCCACCATCGGCGACTTCCCGAACCTCACCGCCGCCATGGAGCGCGCCGGCTGGCCGGAGCGCCGCATCCGCGGCGTCATGGGCGAGAACTGGCTGAGACTCCTGGGCGACGTCTGGGGCTGA
- a CDS encoding ABC transporter ATP-binding protein, translating to MRETVLTVAGLKVTYGKKEILRGVDFTVARGEVVTLLGANGSGKSSSLNAITGFVKPVGGSVTLEGTDIAGLPPHRTFAHGVVQVSQARDIFPDMAVEDNLRLGALLRREVRAADELERVYSYFPRLKERRRQHARTLSGGEQQMLAVGRALMSRPKIMLLDEPSGGLSPQFVNEVAEIMLKLKGDGVPMLIVEQNLHLAFAAADRFIILRDGEILEGGRVDALPENHEDIVRTIYL from the coding sequence ATGCGTGAGACCGTTCTGACCGTTGCCGGCCTTAAGGTGACCTATGGCAAGAAGGAAATCCTGCGCGGCGTGGACTTCACGGTCGCGCGCGGCGAGGTCGTCACCCTGCTCGGCGCCAATGGCAGCGGCAAGTCGAGCTCGCTCAACGCCATCACCGGCTTCGTGAAGCCCGTGGGCGGCAGCGTGACGCTCGAGGGAACCGACATCGCCGGCCTGCCGCCGCACCGCACCTTCGCGCACGGCGTCGTGCAGGTGTCGCAGGCCCGAGACATCTTCCCCGACATGGCCGTGGAGGACAATCTGCGCCTCGGCGCCCTCCTGAGGCGGGAGGTCCGGGCGGCAGACGAGCTCGAGCGGGTCTATTCCTACTTCCCGCGCCTGAAGGAGCGCCGCCGCCAGCATGCGCGCACCCTGTCCGGCGGCGAGCAGCAGATGCTGGCGGTCGGGCGCGCGCTGATGAGCCGGCCGAAGATCATGCTGCTCGACGAACCCTCCGGCGGCCTCTCCCCGCAATTCGTGAACGAGGTGGCGGAGATCATGCTGAAGCTCAAGGGCGACGGTGTGCCCATGCTCATCGTGGAGCAGAACCTCCATCTGGCGTTCGCCGCCGCCGACCGCTTCATCATCCTGCGCGACGGCGAGATCCTCGAGGGCGGGCGCGTCGACGCGCTGCCGGAGAACCACGAGGACATCGTGCGCACCATCTACCTCTAG